A single window of Nicotiana sylvestris chromosome 3, ASM39365v2, whole genome shotgun sequence DNA harbors:
- the LOC104243017 gene encoding bidirectional sugar transporter SWEET12-like: protein MAGISGHWAFAFGVLGNIVSFIVFLSPLPTFYSIFKKKSTEGYQSIPYVVALFSSMLWIYYALLKTNTTLLITINSFGVFIETIYVGFYLFYAPKKAKVQTVKMLLLSVVGGFGAIVLVTQFLFKGAVRGQIVGWICLVFSLCVFVAPLGIVRKVIKTKSVEYMPLLLSVFLTLSAVMWFFYGLLLKDINIAAPNVLGFIFGILQIVLYAIYSKKEKAILKEQKLPEIQKPAVIVVDENMNSKKLPELTQEQIIDIVKLGLLVCSDKVNVASRPHDTTCGVKAPKVENMPKLQTVEA from the exons aTGGCTGGTATTTCTGGTCACTGGGCTTTTGCCTTTGGTGTCCTTG GTAACATCGTCTCGTTCATTGTGTTCCTTTCTCCACT GCCCACGTTTTATAGTATATTCAAGAAGAAATCAACAGAAGGCTATCAATCAATTCCATACGTGGTTGCGCTCTTTAGTTCCATGCTTTGGATTTACTATGCACTTCTCAAGACCAACACTACACTCCTCATCACTATAAATTCCTTTGGGGTCTTCATTGAAACTATCTACGTTGGTTTCTACCTTTTCTACGCGCCAAAGAAAGCCAAG GTCCAAACTGTGAAGATGCTCCTATTATCTGTAGTGGGTGGCTTTGGTGCTATTGTTCTTGTTACCCAATTTCTATTCAAAGGAGCAGTTCGAGGGCAAATAGTTGGATGGATTTGCCTTGTGTTTTCCTTGTGTGTGTTTGTAGCACCCTTAGGCATTGTG AGAAAAGTAATAAAAACAAAGAGTGTGGAATACATGCCATTACTCCTATCAGTGTTTCTCACATTAAGTGCAGTGATGTGGTTCTTCTATGGTCTTCTACTTAAGGACATCAACATAGCT GCACCAAACGTATTGGGATTCATCTTTGGTATTCTCCAAATAGTTCTCTACGCAATATACAGCAAAAAGGAGAAGGCCATCTTAAAGGAGCAAAAACTTCCAGAGATACAAAAGCCAGCAGTCATAGTGGTGGATGAGAACATGAACAGTAAAAAGCTTCCAGAACTGACACAGGAACAGATTATTGACATAGTGAAGCTTGGATTACTGGTTTGCTCAGATAAAGTTAACGTAGCCTCTCGTCCACATGATACTACTTGTGGAGTTAAAGCACCTAAAGTAGAAAACATGCCCAAGCTGCAAACTGTAGAAGCCTAG